The Neurospora crassa OR74A linkage group IV, whole genome shotgun sequence genome has a segment encoding these proteins:
- a CDS encoding pre-mRNA-splicing factor cwc-26, with protein MPSDKAAYLAAHYLSTDPPNKSSSSTSKKRKRKNKSAEDGLIIADDDDTSWAQAAKRDSDDDDFDGPVLAAGVVSADFRKAKKSGWKTVGSSSAFAKQATTSTTTNSTKEDIDAAAAADAILAQTAAETAALAREAGGDDEVLVVDTTTGATALTRSHQPAETATQAPIMSNGTHAGLQSASAITAQLKARQEAERLELERIRAERDQQHPEDQEELVLRDATGRRIDASMRRAEARRQQAEAERKEAEKKRALKGEVQLEQARRRREELEEAKLMPLARSKDDEQLNAELKQQDRWNDPMAQFLAPEEVKVKGRKKGTAGRRPTYKGPAPPNRYGIKPGYRWDGVDRSNGFEAERFKALNRRERNKGLEYAWQMDE; from the coding sequence ATGCCCTCAGACAAAGCCGCCTACCTAGCAGCCCATTACCTCTCCACCGACCCGCCCAAcaaatcctcctcttccacctccaaaAAACGCAAGCGCAAGAACAAATCAGCAGAAGATGGCCTCATTAtagccgacgacgacgacacctcTTGGGCCCAAGCCGCAAAACGCGACTccgacgatgatgatttcGATGGTCCCGTGCTCGCTGCCGGGGTAGTATCAGCTGATTTCCGCAAAGCCAAAAAATCCGGTTGGAAGACCGTCGGCTCTTCATCAGCCTTCGCAAAACAGGCCACAACAAGTACCACAACAAATTCGACAAAGGAGGACATAGACGCCgcggccgccgccgatgcGATTTTAGCGCAAACAGCTGCCGAAACAGCGGCCCTGGCGCGCGAAGCGGGCGGGGATGATGAGGTTCTCGTTGTCGACACCACAACGGGCGCAACGGCCCTCACGCGCTCGCACCAACCGGCCGAAACAGCCACGCAAGCACCCATCATGTCCAACGGGACGCACGCTGGGCTACAGTCCGCATCCGCCATCACTGCCCAGCTAAAAGCCCGCCAGGAAGCCGAGCGTCTCGAGTTGGAGAGGATCCGAGCCGAACGCGACCAGCAGCATCCGGAAGACCAGGAGGAGCTGGTGCTGCGCGACGCCACCGGTCGACGAATCGATGCCTCCATGCGACGTGCGGAAGCGCGCAGGCAACAAGCCGAAGCGGAACGCAAGGAAGCAGAAAAGAAACGTGCCCTCAAGGGCGAAGTCCAACTTGAGCAAgcgcggcggaggagggaagaaCTAGAAGAAGCCAAACTGATGCCTCTTGCCCGTTCTAAAGACGACGAACAACTCAATGCCGAACTTAAGCAGCAGGACAGATGGAATGATCCCATGGCGCAGTTTCTTGCCCCGGAGGAAGTCAAGgtaaagggaaggaaaaaagGGACGGCGGGGAGGAGACCGACGTATAAAGGACCGGCACCGCCGAATCGGTACGGCATCAAACCGGGCTATAGGTGGGATGGGGTGGATAGGAGTAATGGGTTTGAAGCAGAACGGTTCAAGGCGCTTAATCGGCGGGAGAGGAACAAAGGCTTGGAGTATGCTTGGCAGATGGATGAGTAG
- a CDS encoding ubiquitin-activating enzyme E1 1 codes for MTDTQKNEVDLVTRMQVDESVAGTTAEIDESLYSRQLYVLGHEAMKRMSASNVLIVGLKGLGVEIAKNVALAGVKSLTLHDPEPAAWADLSAQFFLRPEDVGKPRDQVTAPRVAELNAYTPVHIHQSPSLADNLSQFDKYQVVVLTNQHTDLQTIVGEYCHSKGIYFIAVNTHGLFGGIFCDFGDNFTVMDTNGENPVNGIVAGIDEEGLVSALDETRHGLEDGDYVTFSEVEGMEGLNGCEPRKVTVKGPYTFSIGDVSGLGQYKKGGLYQQVKMPKTIEFKSITNALKDPEFVISDFAKFDRPQQLHIGFQALHAFAKSQGRLPRPMNDEDALVVIASAKEFAKQQGVDVEFDDKLLKELSYQATGDLNPMAAFFGGLTAQEVLKAVSGKFHPIKQFMYFDALEALPTNSKRTEELCAPTGSRYDGQIAVFGKEFQEKISNVKQFLVGAGAIGCEMLKNWAMIGLGTGPEGKITVTDMDSIEKSNLNRQFLFRPKDVGQMKSDCAAKAAQAMNPDLEGHIVSLKDRVSPETEEIFNEEFWQGLDGVTNALDNVEARTYVDRRCVFFHKPLLESGTLGTKGNTQVVLPRLTESYSSSQDPPEQSFPMCTLRSFPNKIEHTIAWARELFESSFVKPAETVNLYLTQPNYLDTTLKQSGNEKATLEMLADFLKHERPLTFEDCVQWARMLFEKQYNNAIQQLLYNFPKDSVSSTGTPFWSGPKRAPDPLKFDPENPTHFSFLEAATNLHAFNYSINAKGKSKADYLRALEGMIVPDFSPDSNVKIQADEKEPDPNADNTAFDDESELGNLKSQLPEPKSLAGFKLNVVEFEKDDDTNYHIDFITAASNLRAENYKIEPADRHKTKFIAGKIIPAIATTTALVTGLVVLELYKIIDGKTDIEQYKNGFINLALPFFGFSEPIASPKVEYNGPNGKVTLDKIWDRFEVGDITLQELIDDFEKRGLSISMLSSGVSLLYASFFPPAKLKDRYTLKLSELVETISKKPIPAHQKELIFEVVTEDADGEDVEVPYIKARIR; via the exons ATGACA GACACTCAGAAAAACGAGGTCGACCTTGTCACCAGGATGCAAGTCGACGAATCAGTAGCCGGCACCACGGCCGAGATTGATGAGTCCCTCTACAGTCGCCAGCTCTATGTCTTGGGCCACGAGGCCATGAAGCGCATGAGCGCTTCCAAcgtcctcatcgtcggcCTCAAGGGCCTCGGCGTCGAGATCGCCAAGAACGTGGCCCTTGCTGGCGTCAAGAGCCTCACCCTCCACGACCCCGAGCCCGCCGCCTGGGCCGACCTCTCCGCCCAGTTCTTCCTCCGCCCTGAGGATGTCGGCAAGCCTCGCGACCAGGTCACCGCTCCCCGCGTTGCTGAGCTCAATGCTTATACCCCCGTTCACATCCACCAGTCGCCAAG TCTCGCCGATAACCTGTCGCAGTTTGACAAGTACCAAGTCGTCGTCCTTACGAACCAGCACACCGATCTCCAGACTATTGTCGGCGAATACTGCCACTCCAAGGGCATCTACTTTATTGCTGTCAACACACACGGTCTCTTTGGCGGCATCTTCTGTGATTTCGGCGATAACTTTACTGTCATGGACACGAACGGCGAAAACCCCGTTAACGGTATCGTGGCTGGCATCGACGAGGAGGGTCTCGTTTCTGCGCTTGACGAGACCAGGCATGGACTTGAGGATGGCGACTATGTGACCTTCTCGGAGGTTGAGGGTATGGAGGGACTCAACGGCTGCGAGCCCCGCAAGGTCACCGTCAAGGGCCCCTACACCTTCTCTATCGGCGACGTGTCGGGGCTTGGCCAGTACAAGAAGGGCGGTCTCTACCAGCAGGTCAAAATGCCCAAGACCATCGAGTTCAAGAGCATTACCAACGCGCTCAAGGATCCCGAGTTTGTCATCTCCGACTTCGCCAAGTTCGATCGCCCTCAGCAGCTTCATATTGGATTCCAGGCTCTCCACGCTTTCGCCAAGTCTCAGGGACGTCTACCAAGGCCGATGAACGACGAGGATGCGCTTGTGGTTATCGCCTCGGCTAAGGAGTTTGCCAAGCAGCAGGGTGTTGACGTCGAGTTCGACGACAAGCTTCTCAAGGAGCTCAGCTACCAGGCTACTGGTGACCTTAACCCCATGGCCGCTTTCTTCGGTGGCCTTACTGCCCAGGAAGTCCTCAAGGCTGTTTCGGGCAAGTTCCACCCCATTAAGCAGTTCATGTACTTCGATGCGCTCGAGGCTCTTCCCACCAACTCCAAGCGCACCGAGGAACTCTGTGCGCCCACTGGTAGCAGGTATGACGGCCAGATTGCGGTCTTTGGTAAGGAGTTTCAGGAGAAGATCTCGAACGTCAAGCAGTTCCTTGTTGGCGCTGGCGCCATTGGCTGTGAGATGCTCAAGAACTGGGCCATGATTGGTCTCGGAACAGGCCCTGAGGGTAAGATTACCGTTACCGATATGGACTCGATCGAGAAGTCCAACTTGAACAGACAGTTCTTGTTCCGTCCCAAGGACGTTGGTCAGATGAAGAGTGACTGCGCGGCCAAGGCCGCGCAAGCTATGAACCCTGACCTCGAAGGCCACATTGTTTCTCTCAAGGATCGCGTTAGTCCCGAGACCGAGGAGATCTTCAATGAGGAGTTCTGGCAGGGTTTGGATGGCGTCACTAACGCGCTGGACAACGTTGAGGCGAGAACGTATGTCGACAGACGGTGCGTTTTCTTCCACAAGCCTCTCCTTGAGAGTGGTACCCTCGGCACCAAGGGCAACACGCAAGTGGTGCTTCCTAGGCTCACTGAGTCCTACTCTTCCTCCCAGGATCCTCCTGAGCAGTCGTTCCCCATGTGCACTCTCAGGAGTTTCCCCAACAAGATCGAGCACACCATTGCTTGGGCTCGTGAGCTGTTCGAGAGCTCATTTGTCAAGCCTGCGGAGACCGTCAACCTCTACTTGACCCAGCCAAACTATCTCGACACTACCCTGAAGCAGAGTGGCAACGAGAAGGCGACGCTGGAGATGTTGGCGGACTTCCTAAAGCACGAGCGCCCGCTCACCTTTGAGGATTGTGTCCAATGGGCTCGCATGCTCTTCGAGAAGCAGTACAACAACGCTATTCAGCAGCTCCTTTACAACTTCCCCAAGGATTCCGTGTCCTCGACCGGTACCCCCTTCTGGTCCGGACCCAAGCGCGCCCCTGACCCGCTCAAGTTCGACCCTGAAAACCCCACCCACTTTAGCTTCCTCGAGGCTGCTACCAACCTCCATGCCTTCAACTATAGTATCAATGCCAAGGGCAAGAGCAAGGCTGATTACCTCCGGGCTTTGGAGGGTATGATCGTGCCTGACTTCTCCCCTGACTCGAATGTCAAGATTCAGGCTGATGAGAAGGAACCT GACCCGAACGCAGATAACACTGCCTTCGATGACGAATCGGAGCTCGGCAACCTCAAGTCCCAGCTCCCCGAGCCCAAGTCCCTTGCTGGCTTCAAGCTCAATGTTGTGGAGTTTGAGAAGGACGATGACACCAACTATCACATCGACTTCATCACGGCCGCCAGCAACCTGCGCGCCGAGAACTACAAGATTGAGCCTGCCGACCGTCACAAGACCAAGTTCATCGCCGGCAAGATCATTCCCGccatcgccaccaccacggccctGGTTACCggcctcgtcgtcctcgagCTGTACAAGATTATCGACGGCAAGACCGACATTGAGCAGTACAAGAACGGCTTCATCAACCTGGCCCTGCCCTTCTTCGGCTTCTCCGAGCCCATCGCCAGCCCCAAGGTCGAGTACAACGGCCCCAATGGCAAGGTCACGCTCGACAAGATCTGGGACCGCTTCGAGGTCGGTGACATTACCCTGCAGGAGCTGATTGACGATTTCGAGAAGCGCGGTCTGTCCATCTCCATGTTGAGTTCCGGGGTCAGCTTGCTGTATGCCTCGTTCTTCCCGCCTGCCAAGCTCAAGGATCGCTATACTCTCAAGCTCAGCGAGCTGGTGGAGACGATTAGCAAGAAGCCCATTCCGGCGCATCAGAAGGAGTTGATCTTTGAGGTGGTGACCGAGGATGCGGATGGTGAGGATGTGGAGGTTCCTTATATCAAAGCGCGGATCAGGTAG
- a CDS encoding glutathione S-transferase Gst3, whose protein sequence is MSLRFRLNLAAVRSPTLLLPRSIKSSSLVSTVVVRTSTRNISTLLQPFPLPHATTPNNLPTITKRALNTTTPTMASSDTITNWVDPNDKTGEFKRQVSSFRSFISRSDPSSPFPPEKGRYHLYVSYACPWATRALIVRKLKGLEDIISFSSVHWHMGPLGWRFPLAEEGKEGGDAAGDQVVPDPVGGKQYMREVYFGVEPEYNARFTVPVLFDKKEGRIVNNESSEIVRMLGSEFNEIVEDAKARELDLYPEDLRAEIDEVNEWVYHDINNGVYKSGFATTQEAYERNVIKLFEGLDKVEKHLKEVQKKGKGEFWFGDRLTEVDVRLFPTIIRFDPVYVQHFKCNLRDIRSGYPAIHRWMRHLYWNVPAFRETTNFLHIKKHYTCSHPQINPKGITPLGPVPDILPLDEEVEAVKAAKN, encoded by the exons ATGAGCCTTCGCTTTCGTCTCAACCTCGCTGCAGTGAGATCTCCAACTTTGCTTCTACCCCGCAGCATTAAGAGTTCATCTCTTGTCTCAACCGTCGTCGTCCGAACGTCAACCCGGAACATCTCAACTCTATTGCAACCGTTCCCGTTGCCCCACGCAACTACACCAAACAACTTaccaaccatcaccaaaagAGCCCTTAACACCACTACACCCACAATGGCCTCCTCCGACACAATCACCAACTGGGTAGACCCCAACGACAAGACCGGCGAATTCAAGCGCCAAGTCTCCTCCTTCCGCTCCTTCATCTCGCGCTCTGacccttcttcccccttcccccccgaAAAGGGCCGCTACCACCTCTACGTCAGCTACGCCTGTCCGTGGGCCACGCGCGCCCTGATCGTGCGCAAACTCAAGGGGCTAGAGGACATCATTTCCTTTAGTTCTGTGCACTGGCACATGGGCCCATTGGGGTGGCGGTTCCCCCTCGCTGAAGAAGGCAAGGAGGGCGGGGATGCGGCTGGGGACCAAGTGGTGCCTGACCCGGTCGGTGGGAAGCAGTACATGCGGGAGGTGTATTTCGGGGTGGAACCAGAATACAACGCGCGGTTCACGGTGCCGGTGCTGTTcgacaagaaggaggggCGCATCGTGAATAATGAGAGCAGTGAGATTGTGAGGATGTTGGGGAGCGAGTTCAATGAGATCGTGGAGGATGCCAAGGCCCGAGAGTTGGATCTGTATCCCGAGGATTTGAGGGCCGAGATTGATGAGGTGAATGAGTGGGTTTACCATGATATCAACAACGGGGTGTACAAGAGCGGGTTCGCGACGACGCAGGAGGCGTATGAGCGGAATGTCATCAAGTTGTTTGAGGGGTTGGATAAGGTCGAGAAGCATCTGAAGGAGGtgcagaagaagggcaagggggAGTTTTGGTTTGGGGATAGATTGACCGAGGTGGATGTGAGATT GTTCCCGACGATTATCCGCTTCGACCCCGTCTACGTTCAGCATTTCAAGTGCAACTTGCGTGACATCCGGTCTGGATATCCAGCCATCCACAGGTGGATGCGCCATCTCTACTGGAATGTCCCTGCCTTCCGCGAGACGACCAACTTCTTGCACATCAAAAAGCACTACACTTGCTCGCACCCTCAGATCAATCCCAAGGGCATCACGCCGCTGGGCCCGGTGCCGGATATCCTGCCACTCGATGAGGAAGTTGAGGCTGTCAAGGCCGCGAAGAACTGA